AAAGACAAATTAAGCCTCTACGAACAATGGTTTGGCAAAGAACCCCCCGCCGTTAAAGAAGCCCAGGAACTGTGACGCGCTTTCAATTCGCCGCTATTTTCCGCTGATTCGATAAACCGCGCCCAGAAAATCATCCGAAAGAAACAACTCTCCTTTCGGCGACACTTCAACATCCACAGGTCGCCCGCTCGGGCTTCCGTCTTCCAGCAACCAACCGTCGATCCATGTTTCTTCCGAGATGATTTCCCCTTTCGCCGACAAGCCCAGACGAACCACTTTGTAGCCCGCAGGCTTGGAGCGATTCCAGGAACCGTGAAATGCGATGAACAGACTGTTGTCGTATTTTACGGGCAGAGCGCCAGTCTGATAAAACGCCAGACCCAGCGGCGCCATATGCGCGGTGAAGGTATGAGCCGGAACCTCCGTCTTCGAGCAATCCATACGCCCGCCAAAATCCGGGTCCGGTTTTCGATCCTCATAGCAATAGGGCCAACCGTAATGTTTGCCGAAACGGATGCGATTCAACTCTTCTCTGGGATGATCGTCGCCCTGCCAGTCGCGACCGTTATTGACGCCCCACAAGTCGCCGTCGTAAGGAGAGAATTCAATACCCACGGAGTTGCGCAGACCGCTGGCGAAAATTTCCGGGTCCGAACCATCCAGGTTGTAGCGCGAGATGGCCGCCCGTACTGGTTCCTTTTCCTCGCAAACGTTGCAGGACGAACCCACCGAAAGGTAGAGTTTTCCATCCTTGATTTTCAAGGTGCGGGTGAAATGCCCACCGCTGGGAATATCGGCGACGACCACTTCCGGCGCGCCATAAGCAAAGGGCGGCGACTCTCGACGCAAACGCACCACCTGCGTTTCTTCTGCAACATAAAGATAATAGCCGCTCTCCAGCTCGACAAAGGCCAAACCATGCGGCGCCCGCCGACCTGAGAGGATCGTTCGCATCGTATCCGCGCGTCCATCGTTATCCGCGTCGGGAAGGGCCGAAACGCGACCGGCGCGCGCCTGGCTGATGAACAGGTTGCCCAAATCGTCAAAGGCCATATGCCGCGCTTTGGCGACTCGCGCGAACAATTCGATCTTGATCGAAGGATCATGACGCAGTTTCAGCTGTTCCATCAACAGGGCATCTGCGGATTTTTCCACCGCCCCTGCCTGAGACGCCAGAAACAGAGTCAAAAATACAAGCGTAACGCCTCGATACAAAACATGTCTCATGCTCGATCCCTTTCAAACTGAATTGTCGAAACTCTTTAATTTTCAGAAGGATCTGTTAAAATAGCGTGTTCGCTCTGCAATTCCGCCAAAGTTGCAGAAACTAATTGAACCTGATCCTCTCTTCGCTAAATCGGCGTTTATTTAAAGATCGCCGTCTTGCTTATATTATCTCTTGACCCGATGGTCCTTACAAGCGACGACTGATGAAAATTCTCCAATCGCTAAACATGACCCGCAAGCCAAATTCAGGTTTTAAATCTTAATGCGCGCATCTAGCCGAAGCGTAGCATTTCGATACTCGCTCTCTCTGATAGCCGGGATTTTATTCGCCCTGATTCCAATCTCAGGAAACGCCTCGGAGATGGAAATCAGTGAATACCCGCCTTCCATCCGAACCCTGAACTACGCCTCTCCTGAAGAGCGGGCCGAAACGCTGGCGCTTGGCTACGTCACGCATAATCCCAAAAAACATTTTAAACGCCTGAAGCCGATGGCGGAATATCTGGCCGGACAACTGGATGGAATCCGGCATGGACGCGTTCTCATGGCAAAAACCAATGAAGAGATGGTCTGGCTGGTTCAAAATGGCCATGTCGATCTGGTTTTTGAATCGGTTGGCTCGGCCATGCAACTCGTCAAACAAGCCGACATGCAATTGATGCTTCTACAATGGAAAAAGGGGAGCAAGGACTATCACTCTCTCATCATCACGCATCAGAGTAGCGGCATGAAATCTTTAGCGGACCTCAAGGGCAAGCGAATCACTCTGGGAGAAGTCGACTCAACCACCTCGTATCAGATGCCCGTCGCCATTCTGGAGCGCGCGGGTCATTCCCTGATTCGCCTCAACCACCCCAAAGACCCTGTACCGCCTGGGAAAACGGGTTATCTGATCGTGTCGGGCGATGAAAAAACCATCGCCGCAAGCGTCGCGCGTCAACTCACCGACGCTGGAGCCTACAGCAATCAGGATTGGGAGTCCGCAAAGGACACGCCTGAGACCTATAAGAAAGAACTTTCGATCCTCTACCAATCTCGGGCCATTCCCAGAAGACTGGTTCTGGCGCGAAACACCTTGCCGGAGCCGATCAAAACGGCGCTCCGTTCTGTATTGCTGGACATGAAGAATCGACCCGATGCCGAACCCGTGTTGAAGCGGTTTTACAAAACCCGTCAATTCGATGAACTGCCCAGAGAAGCGTTGGAACAAATTGTTCAGATTCAACAACTGCTCGAATCAAGTTCACACTTGAAAAGTTTCTCGCAAAACCAATGAAATTAAATTTACAGGCCAAATATTTTATTCTGATCTTTTCATTGACCCTTGCGCTATCAGCCGCTTTTGGGAGTATTGTTTTTTATCAATCCCAAAAATCATTGGAAGCGGCAAAAACCTTCAGCACAAATTCCTTAAAAAATTTATCCATATCCCAACTTGAAAACAGAGCCAAAGAATTCGCTGAGTTTCTCGCCAGAAGCCTGGCCGCTTCTATTTATTTTTATGATTTCGACGCAATCAAAGCGCAAATCAAAGCCTCTGAATTGAGCTCTGATATTAATCAGATCCGGATATTTGACCATAAAGGCCTTATCCTGCACCGCTCAGGAGATCGCTCTGACGAAATATCCATCCCTAAAAACTCTCTCGGCATGAAATCGCTGGCCCAACGATCCATGCTGACCTTTTACGATAAAAATACTTACACCGTCACAACCCCCGTGTTGATTGAAGATGAGCTGATCGGGGGGATTCTTGTTCAATTTTCTCTGGGCGCCATGTGGAGGGAAATTGAACACGCCATGGTCGATTTTCAAGCCCTCGAAAACAAAGTCATACGTCAATCCTTTATAAACATTGGCGTCATCCTGGCCTTATTCGCTTTTCTCGATCTCGTCCTCGCGTATCTGATCGCCAGGCGATTGAGCGACCCCATCACATCATTAGCGAGCAGAGCTCAGGAAATTGGCCAGGGACGATATGAAGCGCCCTCCCCCTCCAAAATGCCGGATGAATTCAGGGGGCTTGCAGACGCTTTTGAAAATATGGGGAAGGAAATCAACGCCAAAACGGTTTCAAAAAAATTCCTCAACGCCGTGATCGATTCCATGCTGGGAATTCTGGTGGTTTTGAAACCGAACGGAGAAATGGAATTGATCAATCAGGCGACGCTGGACCTGCTCGGATACCGGGAAGCGCAGTTAAAGGATCGAAACATCGCGACCCTGTTCGATACCGATTCGACATTTTCAAACGACTTGCTGGCTCGACTGAGCCGCAAGGGTCGATTGGCCAACATTGAAAGTTCCCTCAAAACCCGCGCAGGGAAATCCATTCCAGTTTCGATCTCCGGTTCGGCGCTTCTCGATTGCGACGGCGTCGTGCAAAAATACATTCTTCTTGCTCACGACATCACCGAACGCAAACAGACGGAACAAAACCTTGTCAAGTATCGCGATAATCTGGAAGAACAGGTTCAGGAGCGGACCCGGGAACTGCAGGCGACGCATCAAAAACTTCTGCATTCCGAGAAGCTATCCGCTCTAGGCAAACTGATCGGTTCGGTATCGCATGAATTCAACAACCCGATTTACGGAATCAGCAATATCCTTCACCAGTTACGCGAACACGAAGGCCCTTTGAACGAAGAACTGAACCATCTCCTCGATCTGGCGATCCGCGAAACGCGGCGCATGAGCGATTTGATTCGCAGACTCCAGGGCTTTTATCAACCCATGGACGAAGTCGTGACTCTGGTGGACATCAACGAAATCATCAACGATATCCTGCTATTGAGCGACAAAAGCTTCAACGACAGAAAAATTATCGTCAAGAAAACGCTTTCCCCTTCCGGCGCCAGGATTCACGGCATCGCCGATCAAATTCGTCAGGTTCTGCTGAACATCATACAAAACGCCCAAGAAGCGATCGTGGGAAAAGGCGGGCTGATATGTATTTATACCAGACAAGAAATGGAGAAAACGTATATAATCATATCAGACGATGGCATTGGAATACCCAGGGGAAATCTGGACCGCATTTTCGATCCGTTCTTCACCACCAAGTCGAGCGTGAAGGGAACCGGGCTTGGACTTTCCATCAGTTATGACATCATAAAAAAACACGGCGGCGATATCAGCGTTGAGTCCCGACCGGAAGCGGGCGCAACATTCACCCTTTCGCTTCCCGCCAACATCGCGTTTGCCGCCGACCAGAAATCTCAATCTTCCACCTGAGCGACAAGCGCCTTGGGTGGATTTTTCTATTTTTTTATTACCCTATCCGACAGACTGATTCATGACTTTCACCGAAATTCTTAAAAAACAAATTCTGATACTGGATGGCGCCATGGGAACGATGGTTCAGGCGCTAGAATTGAGCGACTCCGACTTTGGCGGCCCTGAGTTTAAAATGCTCACCGACCTGCTGATTTTTTCTCGTCCGGTCGACCTCAAGAATATCCATCTCAGTTACTTGAAAGCGGGCGCCAATATCATTGAGACGAATACCTTTGGCGCGTCCCCCCTGCGCCTTGGCGAGTTCGATTTCTCGCAGATGGACGCTTCGCAGTTGAAATCCATTCCAGAGGGTCTGGATATCAGGCAATGCAATCTGGCCGACATCACGCGCGAATTGAATCTGCACGGCGCTCGCATCGCCCGCCAGGCGGTTGAAGAATACAAATCGCTCCCGGAATACGATGGCAGACCCTTGTTCGTGGCAGGCTCTATCGGCCCTTCCAATTATGTCTTGTCGAGCACCGACGCCGATTTGAAAAAAGCGACCTTCCCGCAAATTGAAGAGAATTTTCGCTTGCAGGTTGCGGGTCTGCTCGAAGGCGGCGCGGATATCATGTTGTTTGAAACGCAACAGGACATCCTTGAAACCAAGGCCGCCTTGTTCGGCGCGCACAAAGCCTTCAGAGAGGCGAAGAAATCAGCTCCGATCATGGTTCAGGTCACCGTCGATCAATTTTCTAAAATGCAGATTTTCAACACCGACATTCACGCCGCCTACACCACCGTATCCGGATTGGGCATCGACGTGTTCGGCATCAACTGCAACGTCGGACCGGAACTCATGCCGCCGACCGTCGAAAAACTCAGCCGCTATTGCAATCACCCCATTTCCATCGTCCCCAACGCCGGTCAACCGGTGTCGGAGGAAGGCAAAACCTGCTACAAATTATCGCCGCAGGATATGGCGAACGAAATGGAGCCCTTTGTCCATAAATGGGGCGTCAATATCATCGGCGGATGTTGCGGAACCAGCCCGGATCATATCTCTGCGCTGAGTCACAAATTCAAAGGAGTCGTCCCCGTCCCGCGCCAGACCGAACAGCGCGTCTTCGTTTCAGGCCCGCAAGTCGCAGTGCCGCTCGATAGTTCTGAAAGCCTGATCCGCATTGGCGAACGCCTCAATGTGCGCGGCAGTAAAAAAGTCCGCGATGCGGTCGAGCAGACCGAAACGATCAATCTACACGCTCTGGAAGAAGTCATGCGCGAACAGGTCGAAGACCTCGGCATCGAGATCATCGACGTGTGCATGGACAGCAATATTGTCGAGACGGAAAAAGCGCTTCCAGAAATCATTCACGGCCTCAACAGCGACTTCAAGGGCGTCATGTGCATCGACTCGTTTTCCGTCGAAGCGCTGGAGGAGGCGATCCAACGCTATCCCGGTCGCCCCATCATCAACTCCATCAGCCTGGAAGAATATCGCGACGGCGTGTCCAAACTGGACGCAGTTCTGGAAACCACGGCGGGACATCATCCCGTTTACATGGCTCTGGTCAACGGCCCGCTCGGCCCCGCGCAAACGGCGCAGGAGAAATACGACCTGGCCCTGGCCATCGTCGAGCAGGCCAAAGAACGCTACAACGTTACGCCCGATCAGATTTTAATCGACGTCAACGCCTATCCCATAGGCAGTGAATCGGTGGAAGGACTCAACTTCTGCGCGGAAACTCTGGAAGCCCTGCCGCGCATCAAAGCCATTCACCCGGACCTGAAAACGACGATCGGCGTCGGCAACCTCACCAACGGTTTGGCGCAAAAGCCCTACATGCGTATTGTTTTGACCAGCGTCTTTTTGCATGAAGCGCGCGAAAAAGGACTCGATTGCGCGATCCTCAATCCCAATCATTACGTCCCTCTGACCAGTCTTCCCGCTGAAGACGTGGCGCTTGCCAGAGACGTCATTCTCAATCGCAATATGGACGCCTTTGAGCGTTTGGAAGAAATTGCGATGACCAAGAAAACCGGGACCGTTCAGAAAAAAATCGATTACAACGCGCTACCTCTTGAGGAAAGCATCTGTCTTAAAATCAAAGACGGCAAGAAGGAAAAAATCGACGGCACTCTGGACAAGGACGGCTGGAAATACAACTACGCCGACTCCATCGTCCTGCAGGTCGCGCAGGCGGTCGACAAACACGAACCGCTCGAATTCATCAACAGCTATTTGATGAAAACCATGAAGGAGCTGGGGGACGGCTTTGGACGCGGCGAAGTAAGTTTGCCGCATCTCTTGAAAAGCGCCGACGTCATGCGCAACGTCATGACCTTCCTCGAAGCTTACATGCGGCAGAAGAGCGGCGCGGATTTGTCCGATCAGATTCAGTACAAGGGCATCGTCGTGCTGGGCACCGTGTATCAGGACGTTCACAGCATCGGCAAGGACCTTGCGAAAACGCTCCTGGAAAATTACGGCTATCGCGTCATCGATCTGGGCGTGCAGGCTCCGCTTGAAAAGTTCATCGAAACCGCAATCAATGAGAATGCCACGGCTATCGGCATGAGCGCGCTTCTGGTTCAGACCTCGAATCACATGATAACCGTCGCCCGCATGTTGCAGGAACGCAATATTTCCTTCCCGATTTTAATCGGCGGCGCGCCGGTGAACATGCGCCACGCCGGTTATGTGGCGATGCACGGTCAAAGCGACACCGGTCGCATCCTCGACAATGTCTTTTATTGCGAAAGCGGTATGGACGGCGTCAACGTCATGGGCAAGTTGATCGACCCCAAGGTTCTCAATTCAGTTTTGAAAGACAATCGGGAGAAGTTGACCAGCGAGTACCAACGCGCTAAAGGCCTGGCAGAAACGCATGACAAACTGTTGAAGGAATTGCCACGTCGCAAAGTCAGCTTCAAGCACCACGAACCCGCGCGCGACGGTTTCGGCATTCATCGACTGGAATTGAAACTCAGCAATATGGAATCCAATATCGATTCCAAAAGTCTGTTCTCGCTGAACTGGAAATACGGCAAGCGGTCCTCCTGGGAACAGCAGGGCGTGCAGGAAAAAGACCTGCAGACATTGCAAAAGGACTGGATCGAAAAAGCAGAGAGCAATCGCTGGATCATACCCCGCGCGAGCTTTGCATTATTGCCCGCTCAATCCGAAGAAGACACTGTCATTCTTTATGATCCAGAAAATACCGAGCGCGAACTGGGGCGCATCAAATTCAACCTCTGTGTGGGCAAGGGGCGAAAGGACAAGTTTTCCGTCGCCCAGTTTGTTCATCCCAAAAGTTCGGGCATCATGGACGCGGTGGGACTGCAGATCACCACCGCAGGGGCGCAACTGGTGGATGCGGTGGAAAAACTGAAAAACGATAACGACTCGGAATCCTCTCTCTATCTGCAAGGGCTGGGCGACCGGGTGACGGAGGATCTTGCAGAATACATTCATCAGTTGATTCGTCAACGCGCCGGACTCAAACGCGACCGCAAGGGCCAGCGCTATAGCCCCGGCTATGCGGCGCTGGAGGACATGCAGAACAATCAGGTGATCTGGAACATTTTGCAGGCGGAGGATATCGGCGTCACCCTCACCGATTCTTACGAATTCAACCCGCCCAGCGCCACCGCCGCGATCGTCTGTTTTCATCCCGACGCCAGTTACACCTGATACCGGTCGAAACTCGCCAGACAAGGCCACGCGACTTAACTGATGTGGAAAAATGTTTCCATGGTTTGACTTCGGCGCTTGAGGCATGCGATAGTAGCAGACCGTGGGCGTTGGGTATTCGCATTGACGTCTTCCCGCCCTTTTAAACCAATCACTCAATCATAATCAGGTTAACACGATGTCCAAGGAAACAGACCGGATACACGATACCAGCCAGTGTGAAAAATGCTTACCGGCCTTTTGCTGTAACTATTTTGCGTTTGGAATTGATGAACCGGAGACCCGCAAAGATTACGAAAGCCTGCTCTGGAAAATCGCGCACGAAAAAGTATCTATCTATATATATCGGAAGGCTTGGTACATCATGATCCATACCCGCTGCAATTTTCTATCGCCGACCAATAAATGCATGATCTACGAAACGCGCCCTTATATTTGCAAGGAACACAGCGTGGAGAATTGCGAATACACCGGCGAGGATTACGGCTTTTCAGAGCATTTTAAAAGTTACGACGACTTGCTGGTCTATATAAAGGAAAACACGAATTTTCGATTCAAACAGGAATTGACCGGAGTGGCTCCGAATATTGATTGAGGGAGTTGCAGGGAGGTTGATTCAGGCGGGAACTAAAAAGGGGGAGCCTTGCGCTCCCCCTTTTTTTATTTCTCTTCTTTTTTCTCTTCGTCTTTTTTCTTAACGGCTTTCTTAACTGCTTTGGGCTTCTTTTCAGCCGCTTTCTTTTCCGTCTTCTTTTCGGATTTTTCTTTCGTATCGTCCGCTTTGGCTTTCTTCGCCGCAGGTTTCTTCTCGGCTTTCTTTTCTACTTTGCTTGCCGCCGCTTTCGGGTCCGTATCGCGATCCACCAATTCGATGAACGCCATTGGCGCATCGTCGCCCTTGCGATTGCCAATCTTGATGATTCGCGTATAACCGCCCGGTCGTTCCGCGTAACGTTCCGCCAGCGGGCCGAACAACTTTCCGAGAATGTCCCGATGCGCGATCAGGCGAAGGGCTCTTCGACGCGCATGCAAGGTCCCTTTCTTACCGAGAGTGATCGTTTTTTCCACCTTGCTTCTCAATTCTTTTGCTTTGGGCAGGGTGGTGCGGATACGCTCTCGCTCCAACAGGGCCGTTACCATATTACGAAACATGGCCTTGCGGTGCGCAGTCGTGCGACCAAATTTTCTGCCTGCTTTTAAATGACGCATGGATCCTCGATTCCTATTCTATTGAGGGAACATTGATTAGGGTTCCAGTTCCGTTTCTACTTCTTTTTTCTTTCGCAACTGGCTGATTTGTTTCAGGTCTTCCTCTTCAACCTTGATACCCAAATGCAACCCCATTTCTTCAAGTATTTCTTTGATTTCATTCAATGACTTGCGGCCAAAATTCCTTGTCTTCAGCATTTCACCGTCGGTCTTCTGCACCAGTTCGGCGATGGTTTGAATATTTGCATTCTTCAAACAATTGTAGGAACGAACCGACAACTCCAGCTCTTCCACGCTTTTTGCAAGATTGGCGATGACTTTTTGTTTCTTTTCGTCGACCTGGGGAACCGTCGGTTCCGGCTCTTCATCAAAATTGATGAAAATCTGCATATGATCTTTGACGATCTTGGCGGCATGAGCCACGGCATCTTCAGGAGAAATACCGCCGTTGGTCCACATTTCCATAACCAGCGAATCGTAATCAGCCGACTGACCGACCCGTGTGTTCTCAATCTTGTAGGTGATTTTCTCAACAGGAGAGAATACCGCATCGATGGGAATCATTTGAACAGATTCATCTTCCATCTCTTGCGCTTCAGCAGGAACATAGCCTCGGCCCCGTCTGACAATCACTTCCATTTCCATGGAACCATTTTGATCAACTGATGCAATATGCAGATCGGGGTTCAAAACGACTACGTCGGGATCATTCGAAATCGACTGGGCCGTTATTTCGCCTGCGCCTGAAGATTTGAAATTGAGGCGTTTTTCCTGAATGCCAGGAGCCATCTGCAAATTGACTTGTTTGAGATTCAGGATGATCTCAGTCACGTCCTCAAGAACTCCCGGTATGGATGAGAATTCATGGAAAACGCCTTCAAATTTAACAGCGACAATCGCCGCGCCTTCAACCGAAGAAAGAAGCATTCTTCGGAGAGAGTTACCAATCGTCACGCCGTAGCCCCTTTCGAAAGGACCCGCCGTGAACTTCCCGTATGAATTTGACTTCGTTCGTTTATCGAATTCCAATCGCTTGGGTTTAACGATGCCCTGGGCGTTGAACATAGTGCCTCCGATTATTTACTTCCAGCAATCTATTATTATTTGATCCGCTTCGCCTAAATATTCCCGAAACAGGAACGGAGTTAGCGGGAATAGAGTTCGACGATCAATTGCTCCTGAATAGGAATATCGACGTCCTCTCGGGCGGGCAGGGCCTGCACAAGTCCCTGCTTGTTTTCTGGGTCGAACGCCAGCCAATGAGGCAGCGTTTTACCTTTCATTTTCTCCAAAGCTGTCTTGATAGGCGCTTTTTCCCCCTTGCGAGGATTGGGCGTTATGACATCGCCTTGTTTGAGGAAATAAGAAGGGATATTGACCTTTTTCCCGTTCACAAAAAAATGAC
This window of the Candidatus Nitrohelix vancouverensis genome carries:
- a CDS encoding oxidoreductase; this translates as MRHVLYRGVTLVFLTLFLASQAGAVEKSADALLMEQLKLRHDPSIKIELFARVAKARHMAFDDLGNLFISQARAGRVSALPDADNDGRADTMRTILSGRRAPHGLAFVELESGYYLYVAEETQVVRLRRESPPFAYGAPEVVVADIPSGGHFTRTLKIKDGKLYLSVGSSCNVCEEKEPVRAAISRYNLDGSDPEIFASGLRNSVGIEFSPYDGDLWGVNNGRDWQGDDHPREELNRIRFGKHYGWPYCYEDRKPDPDFGGRMDCSKTEVPAHTFTAHMAPLGLAFYQTGALPVKYDNSLFIAFHGSWNRSKPAGYKVVRLGLSAKGEIISEETWIDGWLLEDGSPSGRPVDVEVSPKGELFLSDDFLGAVYRISGK
- a CDS encoding phosphate/phosphite/phosphonate ABC transporter substrate-binding protein, whose amino-acid sequence is MEISEYPPSIRTLNYASPEERAETLALGYVTHNPKKHFKRLKPMAEYLAGQLDGIRHGRVLMAKTNEEMVWLVQNGHVDLVFESVGSAMQLVKQADMQLMLLQWKKGSKDYHSLIITHQSSGMKSLADLKGKRITLGEVDSTTSYQMPVAILERAGHSLIRLNHPKDPVPPGKTGYLIVSGDEKTIAASVARQLTDAGAYSNQDWESAKDTPETYKKELSILYQSRAIPRRLVLARNTLPEPIKTALRSVLLDMKNRPDAEPVLKRFYKTRQFDELPREALEQIVQIQQLLESSSHLKSFSQNQ
- a CDS encoding PAS domain S-box protein produces the protein MKSLAQRSMLTFYDKNTYTVTTPVLIEDELIGGILVQFSLGAMWREIEHAMVDFQALENKVIRQSFINIGVILALFAFLDLVLAYLIARRLSDPITSLASRAQEIGQGRYEAPSPSKMPDEFRGLADAFENMGKEINAKTVSKKFLNAVIDSMLGILVVLKPNGEMELINQATLDLLGYREAQLKDRNIATLFDTDSTFSNDLLARLSRKGRLANIESSLKTRAGKSIPVSISGSALLDCDGVVQKYILLAHDITERKQTEQNLVKYRDNLEEQVQERTRELQATHQKLLHSEKLSALGKLIGSVSHEFNNPIYGISNILHQLREHEGPLNEELNHLLDLAIRETRRMSDLIRRLQGFYQPMDEVVTLVDINEIINDILLLSDKSFNDRKIIVKKTLSPSGARIHGIADQIRQVLLNIIQNAQEAIVGKGGLICIYTRQEMEKTYIIISDDGIGIPRGNLDRIFDPFFTTKSSVKGTGLGLSISYDIIKKHGGDISVESRPEAGATFTLSLPANIAFAADQKSQSST
- a CDS encoding dihydropteroate synthase, whose product is MTFTEILKKQILILDGAMGTMVQALELSDSDFGGPEFKMLTDLLIFSRPVDLKNIHLSYLKAGANIIETNTFGASPLRLGEFDFSQMDASQLKSIPEGLDIRQCNLADITRELNLHGARIARQAVEEYKSLPEYDGRPLFVAGSIGPSNYVLSSTDADLKKATFPQIEENFRLQVAGLLEGGADIMLFETQQDILETKAALFGAHKAFREAKKSAPIMVQVTVDQFSKMQIFNTDIHAAYTTVSGLGIDVFGINCNVGPELMPPTVEKLSRYCNHPISIVPNAGQPVSEEGKTCYKLSPQDMANEMEPFVHKWGVNIIGGCCGTSPDHISALSHKFKGVVPVPRQTEQRVFVSGPQVAVPLDSSESLIRIGERLNVRGSKKVRDAVEQTETINLHALEEVMREQVEDLGIEIIDVCMDSNIVETEKALPEIIHGLNSDFKGVMCIDSFSVEALEEAIQRYPGRPIINSISLEEYRDGVSKLDAVLETTAGHHPVYMALVNGPLGPAQTAQEKYDLALAIVEQAKERYNVTPDQILIDVNAYPIGSESVEGLNFCAETLEALPRIKAIHPDLKTTIGVGNLTNGLAQKPYMRIVLTSVFLHEAREKGLDCAILNPNHYVPLTSLPAEDVALARDVILNRNMDAFERLEEIAMTKKTGTVQKKIDYNALPLEESICLKIKDGKKEKIDGTLDKDGWKYNYADSIVLQVAQAVDKHEPLEFINSYLMKTMKELGDGFGRGEVSLPHLLKSADVMRNVMTFLEAYMRQKSGADLSDQIQYKGIVVLGTVYQDVHSIGKDLAKTLLENYGYRVIDLGVQAPLEKFIETAINENATAIGMSALLVQTSNHMITVARMLQERNISFPILIGGAPVNMRHAGYVAMHGQSDTGRILDNVFYCESGMDGVNVMGKLIDPKVLNSVLKDNREKLTSEYQRAKGLAETHDKLLKELPRRKVSFKHHEPARDGFGIHRLELKLSNMESNIDSKSLFSLNWKYGKRSSWEQQGVQEKDLQTLQKDWIEKAESNRWIIPRASFALLPAQSEEDTVILYDPENTERELGRIKFNLCVGKGRKDKFSVAQFVHPKSSGIMDAVGLQITTAGAQLVDAVEKLKNDNDSESSLYLQGLGDRVTEDLAEYIHQLIRQRAGLKRDRKGQRYSPGYAALEDMQNNQVIWNILQAEDIGVTLTDSYEFNPPSATAAIVCFHPDASYT
- a CDS encoding YkgJ family cysteine cluster protein translates to MSKETDRIHDTSQCEKCLPAFCCNYFAFGIDEPETRKDYESLLWKIAHEKVSIYIYRKAWYIMIHTRCNFLSPTNKCMIYETRPYICKEHSVENCEYTGEDYGFSEHFKSYDDLLVYIKENTNFRFKQELTGVAPNID
- the rplQ gene encoding 50S ribosomal protein L17; the encoded protein is MRHLKAGRKFGRTTAHRKAMFRNMVTALLERERIRTTLPKAKELRSKVEKTITLGKKGTLHARRRALRLIAHRDILGKLFGPLAERYAERPGGYTRIIKIGNRKGDDAPMAFIELVDRDTDPKAAASKVEKKAEKKPAAKKAKADDTKEKSEKKTEKKAAEKKPKAVKKAVKKKDEEKKEEK
- a CDS encoding DNA-directed RNA polymerase subunit alpha translates to MFNAQGIVKPKRLEFDKRTKSNSYGKFTAGPFERGYGVTIGNSLRRMLLSSVEGAAIVAVKFEGVFHEFSSIPGVLEDVTEIILNLKQVNLQMAPGIQEKRLNFKSSGAGEITAQSISNDPDVVVLNPDLHIASVDQNGSMEMEVIVRRGRGYVPAEAQEMEDESVQMIPIDAVFSPVEKITYKIENTRVGQSADYDSLVMEMWTNGGISPEDAVAHAAKIVKDHMQIFINFDEEPEPTVPQVDEKKQKVIANLAKSVEELELSVRSYNCLKNANIQTIAELVQKTDGEMLKTRNFGRKSLNEIKEILEEMGLHLGIKVEEEDLKQISQLRKKKEVETELEP